A single region of the Lotus japonicus ecotype B-129 chromosome 4, LjGifu_v1.2 genome encodes:
- the LOC130713626 gene encoding polygalacturonase-like — MLNSISKLSPLANTLVFLVTLYLATANAAAASYNVVSFGAKPDGRTDSTKAFLSAWNRACTSRNPAAIYVPQGRFLLGSATFQGKYCKGVSITIDGTLVAPSDYRVIGKSENWLLFENVDGVSIHGGVLDGQGKPLWNCKNSGHGNCPTGATTLEFKNSKNIVVSGLTSINSQLFHILFRECQNVKMQGVKIMAPGNSPNTDGIHVQMSSHVTITNSKIQTGDDCISIGPGTSNLWIENIACGPGHGISIGSLGWDLNEPGVQDVTVKTVTFTGTQNGVRIKSWGRPTNGFVRNVLFQDLIMVNAQNPIIVDQNYCPNNKGCPRQASGVKISDVTYKDIHGTSATPVAIKFDCSSKYPCNGIKLQEVKLTYKSQDAQASCNHAGGATMGTVQPESCL, encoded by the exons ATGCTAAACTCAATCTCAAAACTAAGTCCTCTTGCAAATACTCTTGTTTTTCTTGTGACCCTTTACTTAGCCACGGCCAATGCAGCAGCAGCCTCCTATAATGTGGTCAGTTTCGGAGCCAAACCGGACGGCCGCACCGATTCCACAAAGGCCTTCCTAAGTGCATGGAACAGAGCTTGCACCTCGCGCAACCCCGCGGCAATTTATGTGCCGCAGGGGCGGTTCTTGCTTGGAAGTGCAACCTTTCAAGGAAAATATTGTAAAGGTGTTTCAATTACTATTGATGGCACCTTGGTGGCTCCCTCGGATTACCGCGTGATCGGAAAATCCGAGAACTGGTTGCTGTTCGAGAATGTTGATGGAGTTTCTATTCATGGTGGGGTGCTTGATGGCCAAGGCAAGCCCTTGTGGAATTGCAAGAACTCAGGCCATGGTAATTGCCCAACAGGAGCCACG ACATTGGaattcaaaaactccaaaaacaTTGTTGTTTCTGGGTTGACCTCAATCAATAGTCAACTATTCCACATACTATTTCGAGAATGCCAAAATGTGAAAATGCAAGGTGTGAAGATCATGGCCCCTGGAAACAGTCCTAACACTGATGGTATTCATGTCCAAATGTCCTCCCACGTAACCATCACCAACTCCAAAATTCAGACCGGAGATGATTGCATTTCAATAGGACCTGGCACCTCTAACTTGTGGATTGAAAACATTGCATGTGGACCAGGCCATGGAATAAG CATTGGAAGCTTAGGATGGGATTTGAACGAACCAGGTGTGCAAGATGTGACAGTTAAAACGGTTACATTCACAGGCACTCAGAATGGTGTTAGAATAAAATCTTGGGGGAGACCCACTAATGGGTTTGTGAGGAACGTGCTTTTCCAAGATTTAATAATGGTCAATGCCCAAAACCCCATTATAGTTGACCAAAATTACTGCCCCAATAACAAGGGCTGCCCTCGTCAG GCCTCTGGAGTGAAAATCAGTGATGTAACATACAAAGACATTCACGGAACATCAGCAACACCAGTTGCCATAAAATTTGATTGCAGTTCTAAGTATCCATGCAATGGAATAAAGTTGCAGGAAGTGAAGCTCACATATAAGAGCCAAGATGCCCAAGCTTCGTGTAACCATGCAGGTGGAGCAACTATGGGTACAGTTCAGCCAGAGAGTTGCTTGTAG